A window of Dysidea avara chromosome 1, odDysAvar1.4, whole genome shotgun sequence genomic DNA:
AAGCTCAAGTTAGATGTGGATAAGAGAAATGAGACAATTGGAGTAGCTGAGAACGTGATTGGTAAACTAAAAGGAGAGTACGAGGGATGGTCATCACAGGTAACTAGTGCGTAAACCTAAACAGTAACTGTGAAACCTAGTCTGATCACACATTGGGGCCCATCATTATTAAGATGGCTATATCACTACCTAATGCAGCAACCAACTTACTAAGTGATAATTTGGTCATGTTGTCTATTGAATTTGATTCTTACTATAAATGTTGCACTTTTGACATGTTTAGACAgaactccatgcatacatacaccaTTTATTTGTTGTATAGTATGAGGGTTTTTATGGACCAAACAATACATGTTTGCATACATATTTCATACACATAGCCGCAAAgtctgttgtgtgtgtgtgtttttttacCAGTGTAAATTCTTTCTGCTACACATCAGTAGCTGTATGCACTTAGCTAGTACATCAgtattgtatacatacatacatagctacacatgATATCTACATTCTCAGATTAAAGATCTAAAGGAAGAGTTAAACCAGTTACCCAAGAGGACATTGTTAGCAGCAGGTTTTATCACTTACTTCAGTCAGGCCTCTGAGGGAGAGTGACGTAGCAAGTTGTCTGACTGGGTCAACCATCTTAACCTGGTAATTTAAGGTATAAGCAGTTTTGGGCATGCGTCAGTTTCACTGGCAAagttttggcataatgggtcGGTAAAAACattgagcaaaatgctggcataatacagtggaacctcagttatccggaccccacttatccggattcttggttaaccaaactacggaaatgactgctctattagagtagtgactgctctattagggtagctgAAAATACTGATGATGTTAAAaattttctttatgctattttaaggttatttatacacagtttcagagttgctgacttttcagacttatggaccacccctggtcccaagtggttcggataattgaggttccactgtaggtacaaattttgtgaagtgaacataaaaattgcacaaaagattgagatactctaatagaatagtcagatGTAATAAAATCAACAatacatagctaattgttatggGAAGAACAAGTGGCAAGTGACAAGTGGTGATCAAGgtgtaccctaatagaacagtcacttgaaAGTGAaattgtagctttgcacttggaaatggTCAAGACtaatgctgagcaaaatttataattcttgagcaaaatatggggcataataggtaaaatataaaagaattgctggagagaaaaataggtggaaaaaagcaAATTTAAATAGACTTGTCCCTATACCAGTTATGGTAAAGACTTCATGGTTACAAAATGCTGTATGTACTATGTACCagtagtatgtacatgtgtacagtgtagttacgtacaaacatacatatatacatacatacatacatacacacacacatacatacatacatacatacatgcatacatacatacaaacacacacaaacatacatacatacatacatacatacatacatacatacatacatacatacatacatacatacatacatacatacatacatacatacatacatacatacatacatacatacatacatacatacatgcatacatacatacatacatacatacatacatgcatatataaatGAGTGAGGTGCATAGCTGCTCTAATACATATGGTACTATGTGAATAAAAACAGATTTACCAGTCAATGTTACTACTCTTCATTCGTTGTTGTTCTAAGGTACTTCTTGAGTACTGAGAGTGAACAGTTAGTGTGGAAAGGAGAGGGATTACCATCTAATGATCTCAGTGTGGAGAATACTCcagctatatatactacaagtaagcatgtgtggttggactaatattatttatGTACCACAATTctgcatacagtatatacatgcattGTGTAGTATTAACATAAACACAGACTCTGTGTTAGACTCTGTGTTAGTATTCACTTCTTATGTACATAATGTTTTTGTAATAACACAGATGCAAATGAACAACACACTGACATACAGTGTGTACTGTATTTAGAATTCAATTACTACAGATGTGTTAAGCTTTTGTGTATTTGTCTTGTCTTTACATTTGTAGAGACAATTGTGTCCATTTCTCATTGATCCATCGCAATGAGCTACTGAGTGACTGAAAGTTCACTTGAAAGAACAAAGATTGGAAATGGTAAACCAGCAGGTGCGTATATGTGTACATAGTATGTATCTACATTATTGTGTTTAACACTGTCACTCTATTGTTAATCCATGTCTTGCAGTGTAAAGTTCATacacactcacatacatatatacatacagcagGCTAAATAAGCAAACAcaatggtatgtgtgtgtatattttgTTTATTTTGTAGGACTCCAACTTCACCACTTCGCTGGAGTTAGCAGTCAGGTTTGGTAAGACATTGATCATTCAAGAAGTGGATGAACTAAAGCCAATCCTTTATCCACTGTTGAGGAAGGATCTTGTTAGCCAAGATTATAAAATATTCCTTCTGCAAGTgtgcaataactgttactgtagtTCTCAACAACATATTCAGACTGTACATGAATGCACTACCCAACTATGGACTTGTGGTATAAACACTATGATTACCTGTGTCAGCTCAAAGTTGGAATAAATCCATAAAGTTACAGCAAAATTTTACATGCACACATCTCGTACACATTGAAACTCATGATTGAACTACTCAGTTTACTTACAGTCATAATAAAACCAAAAAACTAGCTCCAGAAGATAATTGAACTCTTGACCGCTAGTGTATGAGGACCGGTGTTCTAACCACTGAGCTACAATGGCTCACTATGATCATTCCCTTTCTAATCAGATTGATAATCAGAATACAAGACAAAAGGTTGCATACAAAAAGTCTAAGGCTATAGTGTATTATTAACTAGAGTtccagaaataaaaagtagtgaaacaagataatgTTATGTATGAATAATATGGTATTGCAACATAAGTCtaagggaaaatccctacaatgGCACTATCTGTTCCAACCACATGGCTATGTTAAATTGCTAGCTGAACTACATACTAGGACTATTTCATTGACAATTAAGTGATCTTTATAATATGTAAATTACATACGCCATAGCACTTTGCACAGTTTGCAGGGTCATTATATTGCAGTATTAAAGCGGCATAGTGCAAAATAATGggcattttgtgcactttgtaatacaattatgaaactttcaaTTGGTGCCTtccatgtatatatgtgaccgggcctgcgaaaatagggcatgtgggcacaaactacacccggtgcaggcccagtcacatatcttGTATGGTATAATAGCCAAACCCTCCCACCTTCATCcaattttgcattgtactagaacattctagaagcccttaaaatgtgcactctattagagtattgcaataCCAGTagtattaccaaatattgaagtaaatcatgtaatacaatacatttataagtctgtcttcaataatcattattgtgTCTGTGTAGAAAAGACGAATgcgagtaaaaacaaacctcaaagtcagccataggctggttttgaggCTTTAGACAGTACAAAAAGAAGCAAAATCcacacatacaaaaaaaaacagacaagctgtaaaaaatggtgcagccttgaAAAACgtgagtgaaaaaagttgtgaaatcaaaggtggcagccaagaaatggctgcaatgatgttaatgctaataaattttaataatggctttgcGTATTGTTGAAATTTAttagcatcaacatcattgcagccatttcttggctgccacctttgatttcacgaCGTTTTTCACTCAGGCGCTTTTTATGGTTGCACCGTTTtttgtacagcttggctgtgtttGTGTGGACGTATTTAATTACACAGCAATATTGTGAGGACCACATAGAactgttacaattttttttcatttgttACCAGAAGATATTGAATATTGTAACAAAAAAGTTGTGCTACAAAAGTTGTGCTGTATGGTATGTACAATATTGGTGTAGAAAATAATGAAATCAGATATAAATTGAGAAAAATAACAGCCCCAGAAGATATTTGAATGGTACTGTTAATTTCATTTCTATTTGAACAGTTCTGTCCATGATACAAGTTCCATGTTATGTGTGAGGTGAAGCTCAACCTTTCTTCAGCTCAGATTTGTTACAGTGACTTCTTACAAGTGGTTGTGAACTTGTGATCAACCCGTAAAGTTGCTGGTGGTTTTTGCTTTTAAAACACTGCCACGGACGACTCACAGCACAGATGCAATATTCAAACAAACAGTAGTGCCCTTACCACTGAGTTACAAGGGCTGAAATTGTAATTCTTTGAATCACTGAATGGTTGTTTCAAAGAGTAAATTGAAAAATTATTAAGGTAAAAATCTAAAACCCCAGAATAGAATTGAACTCTTGACCGCTGTTTTACTAGACCAGTACTCTAACCACTGAGCTGCAAGGGATAAGTGCATATTATCTGAAGTTGACATGACCAAAAACAGTTACCATTTTTCCcaatgtacgcattacataatcaatttgaaatggagcgatctgattggagcttccaacattctggcagcgccaaactttttgaaCACAGTTTCAGCAGACCCTCTTTGTAGGGTCGGGTGCTGCGAGACTAAGTCAATTTCTAAAAAGAAATTAAATTTTTCCACAGCCTACTGAATACAGTGGTAAGCcataatattaatggttaaaTGCCAATCTTGAAACCATATAGACTAATTTAATAGAGATATAATTTATCATCTTCCCAAATGTCATAAACAACCATATTTGACAGGTTTCACACATTAACTACTTCCTTACAAAGTAACTATTTATATTACATCACTACTCTTGGAACAGCAGcatgtaatagctatatatatataactgcaTTACCTACAAGTCTGCATCATTTTGGGTGTAAGGAAGTTACATGGCATGTTACTCTGTATTGTAGGATTATATATAAGATATCAGAAATTCATGGATAATAAAGTTTATATAATCATTTTTCTTGTTACAGCAGCATCAGCAGGTTAGAGTTCCACCAGTTAGTTACATCATAAAAATGTGTGCATGAACTACATTCATATGTTAGTCAGTAATACCAGTGTAGTAAGTTGTAGTAGAGTTTAATACTGTTTTCTATCTGTGTGCAGTCACCTCATGTaggtagctactagctatactaTACTTGTGTTTTTCCTATGAATTTAATTTGGAGTTTTAAGATTTACTTTTGATTTAAATTGTACGGAGAACTTTGAAAGTTTCCAGAGTTTGTATGGTATGAATACTTATTACTTAACACattatgtaatgtatgtgtgtgtctgtagcTCTCACTATCACTAATGGTCCACAAGACACAACAGTGTGTATCAATCAAGtggtaaattgtacatgtggatTTACTGGAGCTGATCCTAATATTGTGGTACCAAATTGGAGAATAATAAAGAGAAGAAATGGAGTGGTTGTCAGTGATGAGGATATCAGTGGAAGTGAAATTCAATGAAACAATAGTGTTGGACTGGAGTGGATAGCTGATCCACTTAACGGAAGCAATAGTGTGTTAAGAGTTGGTCCAGTGGACAGGACTGATGATAAGTCATCATATCAGTGTGGTTTTGCATTGTTGAATGGAGTTATTGAGAGCTCTATAGGAACTCTGACAGTATTAGGTAAGTTAGATTCCAGCATTGACCAGAGTGTTaatgcacaagtacacacaaCCATGTTTTGTGATTAATTAGATTATGCACACACCTCAAGTATGAGTATGGAGTACATCTACAGTATATATGGagtattgttgttgttttccaacaacaattaattttatgtgtACACAGGATATTATTAGATTTCCTTGTCTAAAATAGGGCAAAAATAATATTGATCACCTTGTTGACATCCCCACTATATACTTCTTAACTGACACCTTTACCCATGATACATGATACCATAGAGGCTATAATATTGAGATTGAtgtaaccatgacaacaatTAATTTTCCCATCAGCATCAAAACTTGAATTCTCTATCCCATCATGTGATCGATATTGATCAATTAAGCTGGTCCATTAACGTATAATtgtagttttgtgttgtttcagTTATGATCTGTACATCAATTTTCGTCAGTATCCACCATTGACAACTCTGAAGTTGAATCAGTTCCTTCCCTTGATGGCCCCTCCTACCCAAACATATCTCCTATCCAAATTGACTGTGATGGTATTTCTCATCTCTTACAGGAAGAGAACCCTCATAAAGCTTCTGGTCCTGATGGCATTTCAGCTAGATTTCTAAAAGAGACCTCTGTTAACATTGCACCATGCAGTCCTTGCATTGATATTTAATGCTTCCCTCACCTAAGGTAAACTTCTGCTTGATTGGAAAAGTGCTTTTATTACACCTATTTTAAAGAAGGGCTTCCATACAGATCCCTCCAACTACCGTCCCATTTCATTGAcatgcatttgttgcaaaatatTTGAACATACATTGTCTTCATCGATAACTAATCTTCTAAACACTTTTAATTTTATTTGTAGGGAACAGCATGGTTTCCAAAGACACCGTTCCTGTGAAACTCAACTTTTAGAGGCTGTAAATGATCTCACATCTAATCTTAATGCTAATATTCAAACAGATTTCCTCTTGCTAGATTTCTCAAAGGCATTTGATACAGTATCTCATAAACGTTTACTATCCAAATTATCCCACTATGGTATCAATGGTTAAATATTTAGGTTGGATTAAAGATTTTCTGCTTGACAGGAAACAGCAAGTCGTTCTTGGAAATGTGCACAGCTCATCTTGCAGTGTGCTATCTGGTGTTCCTCAAGGCTCTGTCCTGGGTCTTCTCCTGTTCATAATATACATTAATGACCTACCTATCTCTATATCCTCCAAGATTCGtttgtatgctgatgatgtaataatttacAGAGCTATCCTTTCAAGTGAAGATGCTTCAATATTGCAAGAAGACTTAAATAAACTAGTCAGCTGGGCTGCAACCTGGTTTATGTCTCTCAACCTTAACAAATGCGAACACCTAGTTATAACTAGTAAAAAACAACCCTTATCAACTACGTACAATATCAGGGACTACCTCATTCGCGAAGTTACCTCAGCaaaatatttaggagttacaataAGCCAAAATATCTCCTTGGTCTAAACATATTGACATTATCACTTGTAAAGCAAATTCCATTCTAGcttttttacaaagaaaccttagTCAGTGTTCACTTCGTGTCAAATCTTTAGCTTATTTTACATTATGTTAGACCAGTGTTGGAGTACACCTCTgttgtttggtcaccatttacACAATCTAACATAGACAAGATTGAAAAGGTACAACGTAAGGCTGCTAGATTTGTTTTTAATGATTATTATAGATATTCTAGTGTAACTAACGTGCTCAACTGCTCAAAATGGGAATCCCTTGAACACAGAAGGAACTAAGTCTACCATTGTCATGTTctacaaaatcatcaacaataTTGTTTCAGTTGACTTTTTCAATTATCTTCATAGAAGCTTTACCAGGACAAGAGGTCATCAAGTGAGATTTGTGACTATTCCTGCTAAAAGAAACACTTATTATCACTCCTTCTTACCCACAGCTATTCGATTATGGAACTCTCTGTCTGAAGAAACAGTTAATTCTCCTAACTTACATTCATTTATTAACTTATTAAGTGTACGTTAACTTGATATGCACTACACTCATATTTGAGTCTTACAtaacaaaattaaattaaatcatAGCTACTCTTTTCAGAGGTCTGCTCAGTAGTAGTAgttagggttgggcaatatttcaataaatcgcCAATACCGCCTAAGCAAGTGCTCGCAATACCATTATCGCATGTATTATTTTTCcttcacaatattattatatacatagGCAATATCTATtgcattttgcaataattatcgCATTTATTGTCTAATTTTTGTCTCTTCTAGACCTCATATTTATACAGTTTGTGCATATTATTGCtaactatgtcaattggttAACTTGTTAGCAAAAAAGTTGTGTTTGTAAACTAATTCTCAGTGAAAACAAGCAGTCATATGGACTTTTCAAACTTTGTGTTTCAATTATCACATGTAATATTGCAGTAATTGCATTAAATGACTCATGCAATAATTGCATGTCACAAAATTCTATATCACCCAACCCTAGTAgcagtaataataatgatgCTAATAGTTTTGAACACAATTTTGCAAACCTTAATCATATGCACTACTGATTAGTTACTGCAGAATCACCTGCTAGGCTAGTATATCAGTTTGTATGCTACAGTCAAATCTGAATTGAGTCAACCCACACACTACTAGCTTGTATGTTATACGTACTTGTTACAGATCCACCATCACTCATCAACATCACAGTGGAGGATACTGGTATCACCTTCATCACTATATCATGGATCAGTACATCAGTTGGTAGTGTGATTTACACTATAACTGGTGATGTGATGGTGTCATTTACCACGACTGATACTCAGTATACTATTAATGGACTAACCAGTGGTACATCATATAGGATCAGTGTTGTCCCTAGTGTGGGAATGTGTCAGGGAGAAGGAAAAGAAGTGATGGTGAATACCAGAGTGTCACCTAGCATACCAATAGGTAAGCTATAATATTGTAGGTTAATAAAAGATTTTTAATAATAGTTATTTTGTTAGTTTTCTATACTTTCTCTTTTTGCATAATTGCATGGTAAACAAGTATGTAGTTCAATTTGTAATTATCAATTATTTGTTACAAATGTTCTGTCTATACAGTTCAACCTTCCAAAAGCAAGTCAATTGTTTTACAAGCTACCAATTCAATTAAAGGTTTGTTGATAATTCTAATTTATAAATTGTGTATAGCTGTTGTCTAAACATTTCCTCCTGCAAGCTAAATACTACATAGTAGTATTAACTGTATGAATAATTAATCTTATGGCAGTTATGCCATACGTAACagtttgtgcatgtgtagtgtgtctgtgtgcatgtgcgtacCTAGTCTGGCCGCGCTGCCGACCCTTTTACGCCGCTCGCTTTTTGATTAGTTGGGCGGCGCTCgctgtaaaaagggtgtggtcacAACCGCATACTAAACTTGTGTAtgctgccactatagtggcagcaCCAATCAAATCGCAGCATTTGTAATTAAACTGAACATTCAGCGCGTAAAGAGTGAAATCATGGATACTATTGTCCTGTGGGTATCGTATCTACGGCAACTATGCATGGTCTTACTTGGAAGAGGGCGGAGTGCGCTGTTATCAACTGTATACAGAAGTTGGCTACATGAGGTACGCCTCTGATTGCTGTCAAACTCGAAGCGAGGTTCGAAGCCATAATTCAACAGTGTTACCATGACAAAACCCGCGTGATTCAGACGTTAATTAATTCCAGCTGCACAAGTTTAGTATGCGgttgtgaccagacccttttacaGCGAACGCCGCCCAACCAATCAAAAAGCGAGCGATGTAAAGGGTCGGCAGAGCCAGACTAGTGCGTACCATAGTCATGTACTTCTATTCTATTAGTGATGGACATACCAGAAGTACAGTGCATACACTCATAACTAAAAGGTTTACTGATCAATTCACTTTTCTCATCATAATCACTAATAGATGATGACAGTGAATCAGATGATGATGGGAACACAACTTTGATCATTGTATTTACTATTATCATTGTGTTCCTCATAATATCATTAGTAATAGCTGTTGTCATTATTATTTGGTTGTGTGTGGAGCGTTATCACAAACTGAAGTACATCACTTCTGGTAAGATGTATAAACACAAGTGAACAATTATCCATGACTTTTGTGTTTACTGTAGAAGTTAAAACTCCTGTGAACCAGCAGCAGTTAAACACAGACACAATCAAGATGCAGTCATCTCCAGCTTATGTTCCAGTAGGTCAAGTTAATGATCTAAATTCTTCCATAGTACCACAATATGATACTGTACAAGTTCCttctgatcatcaaggtgtaccAATGATGGCTAATCCAGCTTATCTGACCCATAAGGACATCTGATGTGTTACCTCAATGGAACACATGTACCCAGTACATCACACGTTTCACAAAATGTAATGTATcactttatcatacagtagtgCTGTATACATGCAGACGTTTTACAGCTTATGTACTTATGAGACTAATAAGtgctcttattattaactcttgatattatagaTGATCTTctgatcattacaataaaagtaTATCATCAGTGATTGTGATAAGTTAGCACAAATACCACATACAATTTACAAGGTACAAATACCACTGTATTTTATAggatataattataatgaaacCTGTCTTAGCAGTCACTGCTGTAGGGAGGCCCTCCAACTTTAATTTCCCATGTGAAAAGCAATTTACTTGTCTAAATCAGCCACCTTCTTATAGGGGCggaggagacacctttatttaggTGGAGTGGGttggtgatgccatggcctagctgtaagttaaaGACCAAAGAAAATAAAGGTTACTGCCTGCTGACAATACTGTAGCTGCCCTTTaacaactatatttccttatttataactaccttgctacactgcttctctgaacattactgtgactgctctattagagtgtctcgaatCATTGTTGCTATTGAGGTAGGCTCTCAATGACAGTTTTAGATAATTTTAGaggggctaagcccctccataaACTTTTTTGAAGGGATACATCCCCCTTGCCCCTCACCTTCTCCCTGTCTTCTTACATATTAAAGCTACAAAATTTTGTCCAGCTCAGACAAGTTCCATACTGGCACAATCATACCGAGCTACTTTCTTTGTAATACTGTATCTTGTAATAAATATGTAGATTAATGACCAGTATTTGGCAGTGCAGTTCACATCAATGCAAGCTATTAGGCTGGGGTCTTAAGAGGTATAGGTAACCCCACACATTTGACAAACCTTACAGTAGTTTAACAGTAGTCTTTATTTGCAAATACCCAATCGCAAGATAAAGTATGGTCTTCATTAAGTGTAGTGGTTTTATAGGCATCAGGTACAGTGGTGAGTTTCATAATTGACTTTATAGTGACATGATGTTTATGGCATGCAAGTATTATTCAGTATGAAAAATTGTATCATTGTGTACCTTGGGCAGGAGATTTCTGTAAATAGCCAATTGCACATGGAGAAATAAAtttaatgtgactgttctattagagtatttagtgaTTGCAATGTGATGGAATAACTTTGTTAGAATAATCATAGAGCCAGCATTGTGATGTATAAATTTTGAGGATACATGTAAGGGATCTAGGAAAGATACTCCCCAGTGCTGCTAACATATCTAGCAATAATGATCATGGTGACAACTAAAGGTCCTTGTAatgaacatacagtacagtatcagTGTTCTCAAGCTTATGGCTGTACTCTACATAGGTCTGTTTAGAGCCTTTCCAAATTCggagtttgactaatcatatcTCCTTATAGCTTTAACAGATCAATTTGAAATTGCATCAAACAATAGTGGTATGTTAGCAGCAtaaggtgaccaaatttcaagctgGTACCTAATTCACTAGTTGTATGTAATTGTGAGTTGCCgggtacatgcaattggaaaggctataagaaaATCTGATCACATTTAGACTACCAATAGCAAACAGCACAGCATAACCATAAAGTTAACCAGATGCAAAGGTGTGGGGCACAGCCAAATGCTAAGAAACCTTGACTATTTTGATAACTCAacaaattgttatttttatgtgTGACTTTGTACATTAACATGACAGTGAATCAGTTATATTGGTATAACCCCCTGGGAAACAACCTATAGGGTTACAGGCATGAATCCACTGACATAAATGGAATGTTTTATTTATAAGCATTCACTGAGGATGCATCTTGAGTATCTATAATTACTACAATGTCCACAATCAACATGAACAACCCTACAACTCAACACTCATATTTATAATATCCTGTtatttatgtgactgctctattagagtatctcaatctttataaACGGGCTCATGTTGATGTCCCTGAGAGACGAATGCAAATTTTGCTATTATAAACTGTTGTGCTACAGCTGTAGTACTCACTATCACTCACCTTTGTGCTGTGGTGTTACATTCTGCAAACTTAGAAATTAAACGGGTCTTCCTGAAACCTTTGAGACCCTCTCCCTATGTCATTACGGTAGAAAGCTGAATTTAACATGTTATCTCTTGTTAGCAGAAGCAGTACTTATATGCTTTCATGAAAGCTATAGTCATAATGAATGATGAAATTATTTATTACATTGGTTGTGATGCTTTACTTACAAACACACCTGCAAGTATAATTGTATAAAATGATCAGGCCAGTTTACTAGTGTCAACTACAACAGATTTGGATCattgtacatatatattattGATTACAATGTTACACAACATATCATAGACACGACATCACAGTACTTGCATGGGTTCTCTGAGACAGGAAGTCACCACATTTTATAGTAATGATGTAGGGAGAGTACCAAAATCAATTAACAACCATTAATTTGACTAACCAATAGAACACTTAATTAAAATGGTGAATGCTGCTAATGTGACAAGTGACACTGATGTCATGAGAACAACAACTGTTGGTACACATCAGGTACAAATGTTATGACAGTGGAGTGGAGAGACAGACTTCGTGACTTATCAACTAACAATGATCTTGAAGGGTGTCCCTTCCGCTA
This region includes:
- the LOC136265473 gene encoding uncharacterized protein isoform X2; amino-acid sequence: MVSFTTTDTQYTINGLTSGTSYRISVVPSVGMCQGEGKEVMVNTRVSPSIPIVQPSKSKSIVLQATNSIKDDDSESDDDGNTTLIIVFTIIIVFLIISLVIAVVIIIWLCVERYHKLKYITSEVKTPVNQQQLNTDTIKMQSSPAYVPVGQDNPTSSIVPQYDTVQVPSDHQDVPMMANPAYLTHKNI
- the LOC136265473 gene encoding uncharacterized protein isoform X1, whose protein sequence is MVSFTTTDTQYTINGLTSGTSYRISVVPSVGMCQGEGKEVMVNTRVSPSIPIVQPSKSKSIVLQATNSIKDDDSESDDDGNTTLIIVFTIIIVFLIISLVIAVVIIIWLCVERYHKLKYITSEVKTPVNQQQLNTDTIKMQSSPAYVPVGQVNDLNSSIVPQYDTVQVPSDHQGVPMMANPAYLTHKDI